A single genomic interval of Palaeococcus ferrophilus DSM 13482 harbors:
- a CDS encoding metallophosphoesterase, with amino-acid sequence MLVGIMSDTHDNLPAIRRAVELFNRENVDLVIHCGDYVAPFVKRELSKLNAPLKGVFGNNDGEREGLREALGVEDEILELTVDGFKVVVLHGTDERVVRAFTRSQAYDVVVRGHTHRYEIAENGRTLLLNPGEVSGYVSGVKSVAFLDTKKREVRIVDIESEEILGLMSL; translated from the coding sequence ATGCTCGTTGGGATAATGAGTGACACTCACGACAACCTCCCGGCCATACGGAGGGCCGTGGAGCTCTTCAACCGGGAGAACGTTGACCTCGTCATTCACTGCGGAGACTACGTGGCCCCCTTCGTTAAGAGGGAACTTTCGAAGTTAAACGCCCCGCTGAAGGGGGTTTTTGGCAACAACGATGGAGAGAGGGAGGGTCTAAGGGAGGCCCTCGGGGTTGAGGACGAGATACTGGAGCTGACCGTTGACGGCTTTAAGGTGGTGGTTCTCCACGGTACGGACGAGAGGGTCGTGAGGGCATTTACAAGGAGCCAGGCATACGACGTAGTTGTGAGGGGGCACACCCACAGGTACGAGATAGCAGAAAACGGGAGAACCCTCCTCCTGAACCCGGGCGAAGTCAGCGGCTACGTGAGTGGCGTTAAGAGCGTCGCATTCCTCGACACGAAGAAGAGGGAAGTCCGCATAGTGGACATAGAGTCGGAAGAAATACTGGGTCTCATGAGTCTTTGA
- the rtcA gene encoding RNA 3'-terminal phosphate cyclase: MIEIDGSYGEGGGQIIRTSVALSAITGKSVRIVNIRANRPNPGLRPQHLHAVLALKELTDGRVKGARVGSKTLEFHPGELRGGRIEVNVGTAGSISLVLQALLPAMAFSPEPVEFRISGGTDVAWSPPIDYMKHVTLFALERIGVMVNLEVERRGHYPKGGGVVRGSVEPWKRRKPLVAERFSEIKRISGISHATNLPSHVAERQARAAEEVLRDYNVEIELEVSKSLGPGSGIVLWAETDALRLGGDALGRRGKPAEVVGREAALELKEELEGGCAVDRFLGDQVIPFMAFSGGRICVSKVTNHLRTNVWVVERFMGRRFEVDGKMVRTLEV; encoded by the coding sequence ATGATTGAGATTGACGGGAGCTACGGAGAGGGAGGAGGCCAAATAATAAGGACGAGTGTAGCACTCTCCGCCATAACGGGGAAATCCGTTCGCATAGTGAACATACGCGCCAACCGTCCGAACCCTGGCCTCAGGCCCCAGCACCTCCACGCGGTTCTGGCCCTGAAGGAGCTTACGGACGGGAGGGTCAAGGGCGCGAGGGTGGGATCAAAGACGCTCGAGTTCCATCCCGGTGAGCTCAGGGGCGGGAGGATAGAGGTTAACGTCGGCACAGCGGGTAGCATAAGTCTCGTTCTCCAGGCCCTTCTTCCGGCAATGGCCTTCTCCCCGGAACCCGTTGAATTCCGCATCTCCGGAGGTACGGACGTCGCGTGGTCGCCCCCGATAGACTACATGAAGCACGTAACCCTCTTCGCCCTGGAGAGGATTGGGGTTATGGTTAACCTCGAGGTGGAGCGCAGGGGGCATTATCCAAAGGGCGGGGGAGTGGTGCGTGGAAGCGTTGAGCCGTGGAAGAGAAGAAAGCCGCTCGTGGCCGAACGCTTCTCAGAGATAAAACGCATAAGCGGGATAAGCCATGCCACGAACCTCCCCTCCCACGTTGCCGAGAGACAGGCTAGGGCCGCAGAGGAGGTTCTTAGGGATTATAATGTGGAGATTGAGCTGGAGGTCTCGAAATCCCTCGGTCCCGGGAGCGGAATAGTCCTGTGGGCGGAGACGGATGCGCTCAGGCTCGGTGGTGATGCCCTCGGGAGGAGAGGCAAACCCGCGGAGGTCGTGGGAAGAGAGGCGGCCCTTGAGCTCAAGGAGGAACTTGAAGGCGGCTGTGCCGTTGATAGATTCCTTGGGGATCAGGTGATTCCCTTTATGGCCTTCTCCGGTGGCAGGATTTGCGTGAGCAAGGTTACCAACCACCTGAGGACCAACGTGTGGGTCGTGGAGCGCTTCATGGGGAGGCGTTTTGAGGTGGATGGGAAAATGGTCCGGACTTTGGAGGTATGA
- the coaBC gene encoding bifunctional phosphopantothenoylcysteine decarboxylase/phosphopantothenate--cysteine ligase CoaBC produces the protein MLHHVRLIYATKSRKLVGKKIVLAIPGSIAAVECVKLARELIRHGAEVHAVMSENAQKIIHPYAMEFATGNPVVTEITGFIEHVELAGEHENKADLVLVCPATANTISKIACGIDDTPVTTVVTTAFAHTPIMIAPAMHSTMYDHPIVKENIEKLKKLGVEFIGPRFEEGKAKVASIEEIVYHVMRKLHPKSLEGKRVLVTAGATREYIDPIRYITNASSGKMGVAIAEEAELRGAEVTLVRTKGSVPSLVENQIEVETVEEMLEAIENELKAKKYDAVVLAAAVSDFRVKEKAGAKIKSGKSITLELEPTPKIIDLVKELQPEVFLVGFKAETGLSEEELVEAARKQIQRAGSDLVVANTLKAFGSEENEVVLVGREHVKKLPRMSKRELAERLWDEVVVHL, from the coding sequence ATGCTCCATCACGTTAGGCTTATTTACGCCACCAAGAGCCGGAAGCTCGTTGGTAAGAAAATCGTTCTGGCCATTCCAGGAAGCATAGCCGCTGTGGAGTGCGTCAAGCTCGCGAGGGAGCTTATAAGACACGGTGCAGAAGTCCACGCCGTAATGAGCGAGAACGCCCAGAAGATAATCCACCCATACGCCATGGAGTTCGCCACCGGGAACCCTGTTGTGACGGAAATCACGGGCTTCATCGAGCACGTTGAACTCGCTGGAGAGCACGAGAACAAGGCCGACCTCGTTCTGGTCTGTCCCGCCACCGCAAACACCATCTCAAAAATCGCCTGCGGGATTGATGATACGCCAGTTACAACCGTCGTGACGACTGCATTCGCCCACACCCCAATAATGATAGCCCCTGCGATGCACTCCACGATGTACGACCACCCCATCGTGAAGGAGAACATCGAGAAGCTAAAGAAACTTGGAGTTGAGTTCATAGGGCCGAGGTTCGAGGAGGGCAAGGCCAAAGTCGCCTCGATCGAGGAAATAGTCTACCACGTCATGAGGAAGCTCCACCCCAAGAGCCTCGAGGGGAAGCGCGTCCTCGTTACAGCCGGAGCCACGAGGGAGTACATAGACCCAATACGCTACATAACCAACGCGAGCAGCGGGAAGATGGGGGTGGCGATAGCGGAGGAGGCGGAGCTCCGCGGCGCGGAAGTGACGCTGGTGAGAACGAAGGGGAGCGTGCCCAGCCTCGTTGAGAACCAGATCGAGGTCGAGACCGTAGAGGAGATGCTTGAGGCGATAGAGAACGAGCTTAAGGCCAAGAAGTACGACGCCGTCGTTCTGGCAGCAGCGGTAAGCGACTTCCGCGTTAAGGAGAAGGCAGGAGCGAAGATAAAGAGCGGTAAGAGCATAACGCTCGAGCTCGAGCCGACCCCCAAGATAATAGACCTCGTGAAGGAGCTCCAGCCGGAGGTTTTCCTCGTGGGCTTCAAGGCAGAGACAGGACTGAGCGAGGAGGAGCTCGTTGAGGCAGCCAGGAAGCAGATTCAGAGGGCGGGAAGCGATTTGGTCGTTGCCAACACGCTCAAGGCCTTTGGAAGCGAGGAGAACGAGGTTGTGCTCGTTGGCAGGGAGCACGTCAAGAAACTCCCAAGGATGAGCAAGCGCGAGCTGGCGGAGAGGCTCTGGGATGAGGTGGTTGTCCACCTCTGA
- a CDS encoding acetyl-CoA carboxylase biotin carboxyl carrier protein subunit produces the protein MPGKVKVIVDGVEYEVEIEELGGGRFKVSFEGESYEVKAKDLGIPVALPAQPASVPTPTPAPAPVPAAPIETPKPAAPAAGGNAVTAPMPGKILRILVKEGEEVKTGQGLLVLEAMKMENEIPSPMDGVVKAIHVREGETVDTGQLLIELG, from the coding sequence ATGCCCGGAAAGGTTAAGGTCATCGTTGATGGTGTTGAGTACGAGGTTGAGATAGAGGAACTCGGTGGAGGACGCTTTAAGGTAAGCTTCGAGGGCGAGAGCTACGAGGTCAAGGCTAAGGACCTTGGAATACCAGTTGCCCTTCCGGCCCAGCCGGCTTCCGTGCCCACGCCCACTCCAGCCCCGGCTCCAGTGCCTGCCGCGCCGATTGAGACGCCCAAGCCCGCTGCACCTGCCGCCGGTGGAAACGCGGTAACGGCCCCGATGCCCGGAAAAATCCTTAGAATCCTCGTTAAGGAGGGCGAGGAGGTCAAGACGGGCCAGGGTCTGCTCGTCCTTGAGGCAATGAAGATGGAGAACGAGATTCCCTCACCGATGGACGGCGTCGTTAAGGCAATACACGTTAGGGAAGGGGAGACGGTTGATACCGGCCAGCTCCTAATAGAACTCGGGTGA
- a CDS encoding acyl-CoA carboxylase subunit beta: MSMEEKVNELYERKEKITQMGGEKAVEKQHAKGKLTARERIEKLLDPGSFVEIGMFVKHRGTEFGLDKKELPADGVITGYGTIDGRLVFVFAQDFTVMGGSLGEMHAAKIKRVMELAMEAGAPIIGLNDSGGARIQEGVDSLKGYGEIFKMNTLASGVVPQITVIMGPCAGGAVYSPAIGDFIVMVNNPSTFMFITGPQVVKAVTGVEVSSEQLGGGMVHAQKAGQAHLLASSDEEALALVRKLVSYLPLNNMEKPPRVEVKDLPFRKSDRLYEIVPDDPNKGYDVREVIYEIVDRDENGNPDFLEVLPYFAPNAVVGFARMNGQTVGIVANNPIHFAGVLDIDSSDKIARFVRTCDAFNIPIVTLVDVPGYLPGVQQEYGGIIRHGAKVLYAYAEATVPMVTVILRKAYGGAYLAMGSKHLGADFVFAWPTAEIAVMGPEGAANIIFRKEIAQAENPEEVRHQKIAEYRERFANPYVAASRGYIDDVIDPAETRGKIIMALEALASKRVKLPPKKHGNIPL, encoded by the coding sequence ATGAGCATGGAAGAGAAGGTTAACGAACTGTATGAGAGGAAGGAGAAAATCACCCAGATGGGTGGCGAAAAAGCCGTCGAAAAGCAGCACGCCAAGGGAAAGCTCACCGCACGCGAAAGGATTGAGAAGCTCCTCGACCCGGGCAGCTTCGTCGAGATAGGCATGTTCGTCAAGCACCGCGGTACGGAGTTCGGCCTCGACAAGAAGGAGCTCCCGGCCGATGGAGTCATCACCGGCTACGGAACAATAGACGGGCGCTTGGTTTTCGTCTTCGCCCAGGATTTCACAGTCATGGGCGGTTCCCTCGGCGAGATGCACGCTGCCAAGATAAAGCGCGTTATGGAGCTCGCCATGGAGGCGGGGGCGCCGATAATAGGCCTCAACGATTCCGGTGGAGCGAGGATACAGGAGGGCGTTGATTCGCTCAAGGGCTACGGTGAGATATTCAAGATGAACACACTTGCCAGCGGTGTTGTGCCCCAGATAACCGTCATCATGGGGCCGTGTGCGGGTGGGGCCGTTTACAGTCCCGCCATAGGCGACTTCATAGTTATGGTGAACAACCCCTCAACCTTTATGTTCATCACCGGCCCGCAGGTCGTTAAGGCGGTAACGGGTGTGGAGGTCTCCTCCGAACAGCTCGGCGGTGGAATGGTGCACGCCCAGAAAGCGGGACAAGCCCACCTCCTTGCCTCAAGCGACGAGGAAGCCTTAGCCCTCGTGAGGAAGCTCGTGAGCTACCTCCCGCTCAACAACATGGAGAAACCCCCGCGCGTTGAGGTTAAGGACCTTCCCTTCAGGAAGAGCGACAGGCTCTACGAGATAGTTCCGGACGACCCGAACAAGGGTTACGACGTGAGGGAGGTCATCTACGAGATAGTTGACAGGGACGAGAACGGCAACCCAGACTTCCTCGAGGTTCTGCCCTACTTCGCGCCCAACGCCGTCGTTGGCTTCGCGAGAATGAACGGCCAGACGGTTGGTATCGTCGCCAACAACCCCATACACTTCGCAGGAGTCCTCGACATTGACAGCTCGGACAAGATAGCGCGCTTCGTTAGAACCTGCGACGCATTCAACATCCCCATAGTTACGCTCGTTGACGTTCCGGGCTACCTCCCCGGCGTCCAGCAGGAGTACGGGGGAATCATAAGGCACGGAGCGAAGGTTCTCTACGCCTACGCCGAGGCAACGGTTCCGATGGTCACCGTAATCCTGAGAAAGGCCTATGGAGGGGCTTACCTCGCCATGGGAAGCAAGCACCTCGGTGCTGACTTCGTGTTTGCATGGCCCACCGCGGAGATAGCCGTTATGGGGCCTGAGGGAGCCGCCAACATCATCTTCAGGAAGGAGATAGCTCAAGCTGAGAACCCGGAGGAAGTAAGACATCAGAAGATAGCAGAGTACCGCGAGCGCTTTGCTAACCCCTACGTTGCCGCATCCAGGGGCTACATTGACGATGTGATTGATCCGGCCGAAACGAGGGGCAAGATCATCATGGCCCTCGAAGCCCTCGCCAGCAAGCGCGTCAAGCTGCCCCCGAAGAAGCACGGCAACATACCGCTGTGA
- a CDS encoding OadG family protein, with amino-acid sequence MVSMGAFIEGLYITILGVTVVFGVLIILSLAMYGIGWLERRLVEKETQAVEAPSVAKAVEKPAEEAPKAKIEPKKLAIITAALLAYTAEKNAQLRPLPFKKLPSREWGLYSLQSQMEEVENFNYELGKW; translated from the coding sequence ATGGTCTCAATGGGAGCCTTCATTGAAGGCCTTTACATTACCATTTTAGGTGTTACCGTGGTCTTTGGAGTCCTCATAATACTCTCCCTGGCCATGTACGGTATAGGCTGGCTGGAGAGGCGACTCGTGGAGAAGGAGACTCAAGCGGTTGAGGCCCCGTCAGTCGCTAAGGCCGTTGAGAAGCCAGCGGAAGAGGCGCCAAAGGCGAAGATAGAGCCCAAGAAACTCGCGATAATAACGGCCGCACTGCTTGCCTACACCGCTGAGAAGAACGCCCAGCTCAGGCCACTCCCCTTTAAGAAGCTTCCCTCAAGGGAGTGGGGCCTTTACAGCCTTCAGAGCCAGATGGAAGAGGTTGAGAACTTTAACTACGAACTCGGAAAGTGGTGA
- the fdhF gene encoding formate dehydrogenase subunit alpha — MKRVVCPYCGFGCSLIVENLTVRPDKNSPVNRGLLCPKGLRATEFISHPERLKKPLKRENGTFREISWAKAMEEISSKLLEIREFYGPGAIGFIASSKCSNEDNYLLAKLARILGTNNIDNCARLCHEASVHALKKALGMGVQTNPYEDLERFKVLLIWGYNPADTHPVLMSYLHRARKRGAKIIAVDVRETLTTRWADLALLIRPGTDITLANAMAHVIIRDELYDEAFIERNTRDFMEVAMATRKYTPEYAERITGVKASLIEQVAREFALAGSGALMWGMGLTQHVSGVENVLAIINLALLTGYIGEKGGLYPVRGQNNVQGAAYMGALSEYLPGYVELTNGEFRERVMRIWGVGSIPMERGLYLTEFFDAIENGELRALYIMGENPVVSEPNSNAVVKALKKLDLLVVQDIFPTKTSRYAHYVLPAAAFCEREGSYMNSERRIQWSHKVCEPPGEAKPDWEIITMLGRALGLPGFDYGRVEEVTEEYFKLFPELEERSVEELKNSYGFFLPRKRLYTWGFPTPGGKAFFNAVEQILPWETPDREYPLTLITVRAGSHYNTGEMTLRSPSLVKLMEEPVAYINGADAERMGIKDGDEVIIETRRGAVSVKAVIGGVQEGTVVVPFHFGANVLTNDALNKAGTPELKLTACRLRKST, encoded by the coding sequence GTGAAGCGGGTGGTATGTCCCTACTGCGGTTTCGGATGCTCTCTCATTGTGGAAAACCTCACGGTGCGTCCCGATAAGAACTCCCCCGTGAACAGGGGACTGCTCTGTCCAAAGGGGCTGAGGGCCACGGAGTTTATCTCCCATCCCGAGAGACTTAAGAAGCCCCTGAAACGCGAGAACGGCACCTTCAGGGAGATTTCATGGGCCAAGGCAATGGAGGAAATTTCCTCGAAGCTGCTGGAGATAAGGGAGTTCTACGGGCCGGGGGCGATAGGCTTCATAGCATCCTCGAAGTGCTCCAACGAGGACAACTACCTCTTGGCCAAGCTCGCCCGTATCCTCGGGACGAACAACATAGACAACTGCGCGCGTCTCTGCCACGAGGCGAGCGTCCACGCCCTCAAGAAAGCCCTTGGTATGGGCGTCCAGACGAACCCCTACGAGGATCTGGAGCGCTTTAAGGTTCTCCTGATATGGGGCTACAACCCCGCGGACACACACCCCGTGCTCATGAGCTACCTCCACAGGGCCCGGAAGCGCGGGGCGAAGATAATAGCGGTGGACGTGAGGGAGACGCTGACGACGAGGTGGGCTGACCTGGCGCTTCTCATCCGGCCCGGGACGGACATAACCCTCGCCAACGCGATGGCCCACGTGATAATAAGGGACGAACTCTACGACGAGGCATTCATCGAGAGGAACACGCGGGACTTCATGGAGGTCGCAATGGCCACGAGGAAGTACACCCCTGAGTACGCGGAGAGAATAACGGGCGTGAAGGCCTCGCTTATAGAGCAGGTGGCAAGGGAGTTCGCCCTCGCCGGGAGCGGTGCGCTTATGTGGGGGATGGGACTTACGCAGCACGTCTCCGGTGTCGAGAACGTTCTCGCCATCATAAACCTCGCGCTCCTCACGGGCTACATCGGCGAGAAGGGCGGCCTGTACCCCGTCAGGGGCCAGAACAACGTCCAGGGGGCCGCTTACATGGGTGCGCTTAGCGAGTACCTCCCCGGCTACGTCGAGCTCACCAACGGGGAGTTCAGGGAGAGGGTCATGAGGATATGGGGGGTTGGCAGCATCCCAATGGAGCGCGGCCTTTACCTCACTGAGTTCTTCGACGCGATAGAGAACGGGGAACTGAGGGCCCTCTACATAATGGGTGAGAACCCTGTGGTGAGCGAGCCCAACAGCAACGCGGTGGTGAAGGCCCTCAAAAAGCTCGACCTCCTCGTGGTTCAGGACATCTTCCCCACGAAGACCTCCCGCTATGCTCACTACGTCCTCCCGGCGGCGGCCTTCTGCGAGAGGGAGGGAAGCTACATGAACAGCGAGAGGAGAATACAGTGGAGCCACAAAGTTTGCGAGCCTCCCGGGGAGGCGAAGCCGGACTGGGAGATTATAACAATGCTCGGCAGGGCCCTCGGGCTTCCTGGGTTCGATTACGGGAGGGTAGAGGAAGTGACGGAGGAGTACTTCAAGCTCTTCCCCGAGCTCGAGGAGAGGAGCGTTGAGGAGCTCAAGAACTCCTACGGCTTTTTCCTGCCGAGAAAGAGGCTGTACACTTGGGGGTTCCCGACGCCTGGGGGAAAAGCCTTCTTCAACGCCGTGGAGCAGATACTCCCCTGGGAGACGCCAGACAGGGAATATCCCCTCACGCTGATAACCGTAAGGGCGGGGAGCCATTACAACACGGGCGAGATGACGCTGAGAAGCCCCTCCCTCGTGAAGCTCATGGAGGAACCGGTGGCATACATAAACGGGGCCGACGCGGAGAGAATGGGAATAAAAGACGGGGACGAGGTGATAATCGAGACGCGCAGGGGGGCGGTGAGCGTGAAGGCCGTTATCGGTGGGGTTCAGGAGGGCACGGTGGTCGTTCCCTTCCACTTCGGGGCCAACGTACTTACTAACGATGCCCTCAACAAAGCGGGAACCCCCGAGCTCAAGCTCACCGCCTGCCGGCTCCGGAAATCCACGTGA